The segment GCACTTCAAAATCACGATGATGTAATTGTCATTGTTGATAAAGCTGCAGCTGCTTTACTTGACCTTTCAAAATATCAATAAGACCGGAAACGGCCTTTTTTTTTCGAATAAAAAAGAAAGCTTATGCTTTCTTTACAAATTCTGATTTGAGACTCATGGCACCAAAGCTTTCGATGCGACAATCTATATTGTGATCGCCCTCCACAAGTTTAATGTTTTTCACTTTAGTACCTTGTTTCAATGCACTGGATGCCCCTTTAACTTTGAGGTCTTTAGTGATGACGATATCATCTCCGTCCGCAAGCACCGTTCCATGTGCATCTTTGACTACAAGCATTGATTCTTGAGTGCTCAAGGCATTCCATTCATGACCACATTCTGGACATACGAATAAATCTCGATCTTCATAAGTGTACTCGGAAGTACACTGAGGACAATTTGGTAATGTCATTGTATCGCTCCTTTATTTCTTCTTATCTATTTATGAGTATACCGTGGAACGCTAAGAGTTGCAAATTAGACTTGAAGTTAGACGGTTAATAATTTATAATGCTATTTGTATTGTTACCTTGAGAAGTTGCTCCATTTTATGGGATTGGCCTCACATAAAATTCTTTTCAAGAATAGTATATTTTAAAAGGAGATTCATACTATGATCGGAATTATCGTTACAGGTCACGGAAGATTTGCAGAAGGTTTATCTTCATCCGTTGAACTTATTGCAGGTGCACAACCTCAATATAAGAGTGTTTTATTTTTAGAAGAAGCTGGTCCTGAAAAATTATCAAGCGATCTTAAAGAAGCGATTGCTGAAGTAAATACAGGTGAAGGTGTTTTTGTCTTTACAGATTTAAAAGGTGGTACACCTTTTAAAGAATCCGTAATGATCGCAATGAACCAAACTGATGTTCATGTTCTTGCAGGAACAAACCTACCAATGCTCCTTGAAGCAAGTTTAATGCGTTTAAGTGAGCCTGCTGTTTACGACTTTGAGAAATCACTTGCTGAAACAGGTGCTTCCCAAGTTGAACTCTTTGAAATGCCCGAAGCAGATGACGCTTCTGACGATTTCTCAGACGGAATTTAATTATATACATCAAAAGGTCCCCGCATTAGCGAGGACCTTTTTCTTGTGTATAGATTTTTTGCGCATATTCACTTGGGGCAAAGCCAAAGTGTTGTTTAAACTTCCGCGAGAAATAATGAATCGAACTGAATCCAAGTTTTAAAGCAACATCCGTAATCGGATACTTGCCTTCAAGGATTAAATGTTTCGCACGTTCAAGTTTTTGTTCATTGATATACTGTTTTGGTGGCATATCAAAGTACTTATTAAAAAGTA is part of the Erysipelothrix piscisicarius genome and harbors:
- the agaF gene encoding PTS galactosamine/N-acetylgalactosamine transporter subunit IIA, whose protein sequence is MIGIIVTGHGRFAEGLSSSVELIAGAQPQYKSVLFLEEAGPEKLSSDLKEAIAEVNTGEGVFVFTDLKGGTPFKESVMIAMNQTDVHVLAGTNLPMLLEASLMRLSEPAVYDFEKSLAETGASQVELFEMPEADDASDDFSDGI
- a CDS encoding zinc ribbon domain-containing protein YjdM produces the protein MTLPNCPQCTSEYTYEDRDLFVCPECGHEWNALSTQESMLVVKDAHGTVLADGDDIVITKDLKVKGASSALKQGTKVKNIKLVEGDHNIDCRIESFGAMSLKSEFVKKA